From a region of the Deltaproteobacteria bacterium genome:
- a CDS encoding metallophosphoesterase, which yields MSLFLLTFFLVYGGVHVYSFLRARPAFPLSPLSTILVSLFMLLMVAAPVFVRIAERAGHGGLARVIGYIGYTWMGLLFLYFSASLVVDLYRVALFLAGKVSGHSLGSISPGPRAAFLLPLIFSLGVGIYGYFEGKNIRVERVTIATDRIPKDIGTVRVVQISDLHLGLLEREKRLRQVMSIVKEEAPDLFVATGDLVDGQMYDIGELADFFNDIQPRYGKFAVTGNHEFYAGVSQSIGFMEKAGFRVLRGEAHNNPGDVIIAGVDDPAGGRLGENRGAAEHELLSGLPRDRFTLLLKHRPLIDERSLGLFDLQLSGHTHKGQIFPFNFLSRIYYPRNAGFFNEENGSLLYVSRGTGTWGPPIRFLSPPEVTVIELVYDDGAGRNAKSPSPENP from the coding sequence GCCTGCCTTCCCCCTTTCGCCCCTGTCGACGATTCTCGTTTCGCTGTTCATGCTTCTCATGGTTGCCGCCCCCGTTTTCGTGCGCATTGCCGAGAGAGCCGGTCACGGGGGGCTCGCCCGGGTCATCGGCTACATCGGGTACACCTGGATGGGGCTTTTGTTCCTCTACTTTTCCGCGTCACTGGTGGTAGACCTCTACCGGGTCGCCCTTTTCCTTGCCGGGAAAGTTTCGGGCCACTCCCTCGGGAGTATTTCCCCGGGGCCGCGCGCTGCCTTTCTTCTCCCCCTCATCTTTTCCCTGGGCGTGGGGATCTACGGATACTTCGAGGGAAAGAACATACGGGTCGAGCGGGTAACGATAGCAACCGACAGGATTCCCAAAGATATCGGCACCGTGAGGGTTGTGCAGATCTCCGACCTCCACCTGGGGCTTCTGGAGAGAGAGAAGAGGCTCAGGCAGGTCATGAGCATCGTAAAGGAGGAGGCCCCAGACCTCTTCGTGGCAACGGGGGATCTCGTGGACGGCCAGATGTACGATATCGGGGAGCTGGCGGACTTCTTCAATGACATCCAGCCCCGGTACGGGAAATTTGCCGTGACGGGGAATCACGAGTTCTACGCCGGCGTCTCCCAGTCCATCGGCTTCATGGAAAAAGCCGGTTTCCGGGTTCTCCGGGGCGAGGCGCACAACAACCCCGGAGACGTTATCATCGCCGGCGTCGACGACCCCGCGGGAGGCCGCCTTGGCGAGAACAGAGGGGCAGCCGAGCACGAGCTTCTCTCCGGTCTTCCCCGGGACAGGTTCACGCTGCTGCTCAAGCACAGGCCTCTTATCGACGAGAGGTCTCTCGGGCTTTTCGATCTGCAGCTCTCGGGGCACACACACAAGGGGCAGATCTTTCCCTTCAACTTCCTCTCGAGGATCTACTACCCGCGCAATGCGGGTTTTTTCAACGAGGAGAATGGCTCCCTGCTCTACGTCAGCCGTGGGACGGGCACGTGGGGGCCGCCGATTCGCTTTCTCTCGCCCCCCGAGGTAACGGTTATAGAGCTGGTATACGATGACGGTGCGGGTCGAAACGCCAAATCCCCTTCCCCGGAAAATCCCTAG